The Tripterygium wilfordii isolate XIE 37 chromosome 4, ASM1340144v1, whole genome shotgun sequence genome has a window encoding:
- the LOC119996417 gene encoding probable plastid-lipid-associated protein 8, chloroplastic isoform X1, whose product MAALSSHSPSSLTLSPLFCKPKAPHSLSKSSISFNQQRRSLRLVGSISISNPPGVLTGPRPDDLVDSILSKVSQTDGGVSLTQEGHQEVAQVAQELQEYCTSEPVKSPLIYGEWDVVYCSRPTSPGGGYRSALGRLFFRTKEMIQAVEAPDTVRNKVSFSAFGFLEGEVSLKGKLKALDGEWIQVIFEPPELKVGALDFRYGGQSEVKLQITYVDEKIRLGKGSKGSLFVFQRCN is encoded by the exons ATGGCTGCATTATCTTCTCATTCGCCTTCTTCGCTAACTCTGTCACCCTTATTTTGCAAACCCAAAGCCCCACACTCTCTTTCGAAGTCATCTATTTCCTTTAATCAACAGAGAAGATCTTTGAGACTCGTGGGGTCGATTTCGATCTCTAACCCGCCGGGGGTCCTCACCGGACCACGCCCCG ATGACCTGGTCGATTCCATTCTCTCCAAG GTGAGTCAAACGGACGGAGGAGTTTCTCTAACACAAGAGGGACACCAAGAGGTGGCGCAGGTCGCTCAGGAGTTGCAGGAGTACTGCACTTCTGAACCAGTGAAGAGCCCTCTTATCTATGGAG AGTGGGATGTTGTGTACTGTTCAAGGCCAACATCTCCGGGAGGTGGCTACAGAAGCGCATTGGGTCGCCTGTTCTTCAGAACCAAAGAGATGATTCAGGCTGTAGAGGCTCCTGACACTGTGAGAAATAAGGTGTCATTCTCGGCTTTTGGGTTCCTCGAAGGAGAGGTGTCTTTGAAAG GGAAGTTGAAGGCCTTGGATGGTGAATGGATTCAAGTAATCTTCGAGCCTCCTGAGCTGAAAGTAGGAGCCTTGGACTTCAGATATGGGGGGCAGAGTGAGGTAAAGCTGCAGATCACGTACGTAGACGAGAAGATCCGACTGGGTAAAGGTTCCAAGGGCTCCTTGTTTGTTTTTCAAAGATGCAATTAG
- the LOC119996417 gene encoding probable plastid-lipid-associated protein 8, chloroplastic isoform X2 has product MAALSSHSPSSLTLSPLFCKPKAPHSLSKSSISFNQQRRSLRLVGSISISNPPGVLTGPRPDDLVDSILSKVSQTDGGVSLTQEGHQEVAQVAQELQEYCTSEPVKSPLIYGEWDVVYCSRPTSPGGGYRSALGRLFFRTKEMIQAVEAPDTVRNKVSFSAFGFLEGEVSLKGKLKALDGEWIQVIFEPPELKVGALDFRYGGQSEVKLQITYVDEKIRLGKGSKGSLFVFQRCN; this is encoded by the exons ATGGCTGCATTATCTTCTCATTCGCCTTCTTCGCTAACTCTGTCACCCTTATTTTGCAAACCCAAAGCCCCACACTCTCTTTCGAAGTCATCTATTTCCTTTAATCAACAGAGAAGATCTTTGAGACTCGTGGGGTCGATTTCGATCTCTAACCCGCCGGGGGTCCTCACCGGACCACGCCCCGATGAC CTGGTCGATTCCATTCTCTCCAAG GTGAGTCAAACGGACGGAGGAGTTTCTCTAACACAAGAGGGACACCAAGAGGTGGCGCAGGTCGCTCAGGAGTTGCAGGAGTACTGCACTTCTGAACCAGTGAAGAGCCCTCTTATCTATGGAG AGTGGGATGTTGTGTACTGTTCAAGGCCAACATCTCCGGGAGGTGGCTACAGAAGCGCATTGGGTCGCCTGTTCTTCAGAACCAAAGAGATGATTCAGGCTGTAGAGGCTCCTGACACTGTGAGAAATAAGGTGTCATTCTCGGCTTTTGGGTTCCTCGAAGGAGAGGTGTCTTTGAAAG GGAAGTTGAAGGCCTTGGATGGTGAATGGATTCAAGTAATCTTCGAGCCTCCTGAGCTGAAAGTAGGAGCCTTGGACTTCAGATATGGGGGGCAGAGTGAGGTAAAGCTGCAGATCACGTACGTAGACGAGAAGATCCGACTGGGTAAAGGTTCCAAGGGCTCCTTGTTTGTTTTTCAAAGATGCAATTAG